The following are encoded together in the uncultured Draconibacterium sp. genome:
- a CDS encoding M14 family metallopeptidase, which produces MKKFLKISALIISGVLVVALAYAYISFNYYSPNDPEVAVDEAKLAYYHESWEECRDAFRMQAEKMRERFDSVELFSVPITSQTDNDLTIDFCYIPASDTTKKLVLINSGTHGIEGYVGSAVQQMLMNEFFEEEMLSEVGLLMVHGMNAWGFKNERRFTENNVDLNRNYGLDEALYQTKNDGFVALYDMLTPKGEVNMNSLGNRFFLITAIRQIAQKGMPALLQAFAQGQYQFEEGIYFGGFKAEQQMAILSKVIQEKAEPYQTILNLDLHTGFGERGELHLFPNPVDDPVLKQIMETVFKDYEINWGDSDNFYTVSGQFVEYIGGLMPEKTSIPMLMEFGTLNTSSTMGAVKSAHISITENQGAHYGYKSEKDREKVKAGYYEMFYPPSEKWRTNAITISKEMMTSIMKNYQEL; this is translated from the coding sequence ATGAAAAAGTTTCTTAAAATTTCAGCTCTGATTATTTCAGGGGTGTTGGTTGTTGCATTAGCTTATGCTTACATCAGTTTTAATTATTATTCGCCCAACGATCCGGAAGTGGCTGTGGACGAGGCAAAGTTGGCCTATTATCACGAAAGCTGGGAGGAGTGCCGCGATGCATTTCGGATGCAGGCTGAAAAAATGAGGGAACGTTTTGATAGTGTTGAACTATTTTCGGTACCCATAACCAGCCAAACAGATAATGACCTGACTATTGATTTTTGCTACATACCTGCCAGCGATACAACCAAAAAACTTGTTTTAATTAATTCCGGAACTCACGGGATTGAAGGGTATGTGGGAAGTGCTGTTCAGCAAATGCTTATGAATGAGTTTTTCGAGGAGGAAATGCTTTCCGAAGTTGGACTGCTGATGGTTCATGGAATGAATGCATGGGGTTTTAAAAACGAACGCCGTTTTACCGAAAATAATGTCGATTTAAACCGGAATTATGGTTTGGATGAAGCGCTTTATCAGACCAAGAACGATGGTTTTGTTGCCTTGTACGATATGCTGACTCCAAAAGGAGAAGTAAATATGAATAGCCTGGGAAACCGCTTTTTTCTGATTACTGCCATACGCCAGATTGCACAAAAAGGAATGCCGGCTTTGTTGCAGGCATTTGCTCAGGGACAGTATCAGTTTGAGGAAGGAATTTATTTTGGTGGTTTTAAAGCCGAACAGCAAATGGCAATTTTGTCGAAGGTGATTCAGGAAAAGGCAGAACCGTATCAGACAATTTTAAATCTTGACCTGCATACAGGCTTTGGCGAGAGGGGAGAGCTGCATCTTTTCCCTAATCCGGTTGACGACCCTGTTTTAAAACAAATAATGGAAACTGTTTTTAAGGATTACGAGATTAACTGGGGCGACTCGGATAATTTTTATACCGTTAGCGGGCAGTTTGTTGAATACATTGGCGGATTGATGCCCGAAAAAACGTCTATTCCGATGTTGATGGAATTTGGCACTTTAAATACCAGTTCTACCATGGGAGCAGTAAAATCGGCACACATTTCAATCACCGAAAACCAGGGGGCACATTACGGATACAAATCAGAGAAAGATCGAGAAAAGGTGAAGGCCGGTTATTACGAAATGTTTTATCCACCATCTGAAAAATGGCGTACCAATGCCATTACTATTTCAAAAGAAATGATGACTTCGATAATGAAAAACTACCAGGAGTTGTAA
- a CDS encoding type IX secretion system membrane protein PorP/SprF, translating into MKKEKSKYIQFRHTLFMKKSIIFHLLLFASLIVFAQQDPLFSQYTYNKLLVNPGYAGSRENLNVTLVNRAQWVSIEGAPNTLTLSAHAAGKNKKVGLGFYLNRDVLGPTVNNIFMANYSYRILMNESFFAFGLQGGITYFDFDYAAMNLRDADYMFDPTNIRKVTPDVNVGVYYQSKQFFAGLSSKHLLENDYGFILQDDKTTFNRLARHFYFMTGGVWEFAENLYLRPSTLVKFVRNAPVQIDLNASVMFKKAFMLGASFRTEKAMSIMAELAITSGIRLGYSYDIYFNELQLYNYGSNEIRLEFDINVFEPRMVTPRFF; encoded by the coding sequence ATGAAAAAAGAGAAAAGTAAATACATCCAATTCAGACATACATTATTTATGAAAAAGTCAATCATTTTTCATCTGTTATTATTTGCCAGTTTAATTGTTTTTGCACAGCAAGATCCCCTGTTCTCGCAATACACCTACAATAAGCTGTTGGTTAACCCGGGTTATGCCGGAAGTCGCGAAAACCTGAACGTTACTCTGGTAAATCGTGCCCAGTGGGTGAGCATTGAAGGGGCACCAAATACCCTGACATTGAGTGCGCATGCCGCCGGAAAAAATAAAAAAGTAGGCCTCGGCTTTTACCTCAACCGTGATGTGTTGGGGCCTACTGTAAATAACATTTTTATGGCGAACTATTCGTACCGGATTTTAATGAATGAAAGCTTTTTTGCCTTTGGTTTGCAGGGCGGAATCACCTATTTTGATTTTGATTATGCGGCCATGAATTTAAGAGATGCCGATTACATGTTCGATCCGACCAACATCCGAAAAGTTACACCCGATGTAAATGTGGGTGTTTATTACCAATCGAAGCAGTTTTTTGCCGGTTTAAGTTCCAAGCATCTTCTGGAAAACGATTACGGTTTTATTCTTCAGGATGACAAAACAACTTTTAACCGTCTTGCCCGTCACTTTTATTTTATGACCGGAGGCGTTTGGGAGTTTGCCGAAAACTTGTATCTGCGACCTTCTACCCTGGTAAAATTTGTACGAAACGCTCCGGTTCAAATTGATTTGAATGCGAGTGTCATGTTCAAAAAAGCATTTATGCTTGGGGCATCTTTCCGAACCGAAAAAGCCATGTCGATAATGGCTGAACTGGCCATAACCAGTGGAATTCGTTTGGGTTACTCTTATGATATTTATTTTAACGAGCTACAGTTATACAACTATGGATCGAACGAAATCAGGCTCGAATTTGATATTAATGTATTTGAGCCACGAATGGTAACTCCACGCTTCTTTTAA
- a CDS encoding HlyD family efflux transporter periplasmic adaptor subunit, translating into MKRKTWLIAIIVVAILLLAFFVFPLSKSETSDITTTVKKGPFEVLVYSSGQLESENSDNILIPEKMKDRQTQISSLTITDMVDEGTYVDSGDYVATLDHQAVQEQLKNALDELEKIQSEYDDSKIDSNLTLSNQRDLIINARLDMEERKIAVDESIYESPSEQKKVRMDYDKAERKLEQTKQAYTLKTQQEINKVNRKFINYKQIKERVNALEELMGALIVYSPRAGIVSYYSYPWGGAVKTGSRVSQWSPIIATFPNMDNLVTKTFINEIDIALIKKGQKVKIGIDAFPDKELSGVVDAVANMGQLMPKSDAKVFEVKIKVIGSDPDLKPAMTTSNTIQANYLEDVLYIPIEAVFKNDSLSYVYPLDGKNRKQIIETGEANENFIVVYQGLEANQKLHLLEPEGGTEYPLAGLDIYQAMKEKEAEKKAKEAEERAKKEKEQENQKMPEGIKLPPGVVISSAS; encoded by the coding sequence ATGAAACGAAAAACCTGGCTTATTGCCATTATTGTCGTAGCTATTCTGCTTTTGGCATTTTTTGTTTTTCCACTCTCGAAAAGCGAAACTTCCGACATCACAACTACCGTTAAAAAAGGCCCTTTTGAAGTATTGGTTTACTCCAGCGGGCAACTGGAATCTGAAAACTCCGACAACATTTTGATCCCTGAGAAGATGAAAGATCGTCAGACTCAAATTTCGTCGCTTACCATTACTGATATGGTTGACGAAGGAACTTATGTTGATTCGGGTGATTATGTTGCAACACTCGACCACCAGGCCGTTCAGGAGCAACTTAAAAATGCACTGGACGAACTGGAAAAAATTCAGTCGGAATACGACGACAGTAAAATCGACTCCAATCTTACACTCAGCAACCAGCGGGATTTGATAATCAATGCCAGGCTCGACATGGAGGAACGTAAAATTGCAGTTGACGAATCGATTTACGAATCGCCATCGGAACAGAAAAAGGTGCGTATGGATTACGACAAAGCCGAGCGAAAACTCGAACAAACCAAACAAGCTTATACCTTAAAAACCCAGCAGGAAATAAACAAGGTCAACCGAAAATTCATCAATTACAAACAAATTAAAGAGCGGGTAAATGCCCTCGAAGAATTAATGGGTGCATTAATTGTGTATTCTCCCCGGGCCGGAATCGTTTCGTATTACTCTTATCCGTGGGGAGGGGCAGTAAAAACAGGATCGCGGGTTTCGCAGTGGAGCCCAATTATTGCCACATTTCCGAATATGGATAACCTGGTTACCAAAACATTTATCAACGAAATTGACATTGCCTTGATAAAAAAAGGACAAAAAGTTAAAATAGGTATCGACGCTTTTCCGGATAAAGAATTAAGCGGCGTGGTTGATGCGGTTGCAAATATGGGTCAGTTAATGCCCAAAAGCGATGCAAAAGTATTCGAAGTAAAAATCAAAGTGATTGGATCCGATCCCGACCTAAAACCGGCAATGACAACCAGTAATACCATTCAGGCTAATTATTTGGAGGATGTACTTTATATCCCCATTGAAGCCGTTTTTAAAAACGACAGTTTGTCTTATGTTTATCCGCTTGACGGAAAAAACAGAAAACAAATTATTGAAACCGGGGAAGCCAATGAAAATTTTATTGTCGTTTATCAGGGATTGGAAGCAAACCAGAAATTACATTTGCTGGAACCTGAAGGCGGCACCGAATATCCGCTTGCAGGCTTGGATATTTACCAGGCCATGAAAGAAAAGGAGGCAGAAAAAAAGGCAAAGGAAGCCGAAGAACGAGCCAAAAAAGAAAAGGAACAAGAAAACCAGAAAATGCCGGAAGGAATTAAATTGCCTCCGGGTGTTGTTATTAGCAGTGCTTCATAA
- a CDS encoding MIP/aquaporin family protein: MALQLFGEFLGTFILILLGNGVVANVNLDKTYGNGGGLIVITAGWGMAVYVAVLATSDLSGAHLNPAVTVGLALAGLFDWINVIPFVLAQILGAMLGATTVYMFFKKHFKLTKTAGMKKSAFCTAPAIRDTRNNLFSEFIGTFVLIFAVLLISLPQLEYENLGSGHVGLGSLGALPVALVVFSIGMSLGGTTGYAINPARDFGPRIVHALLPIDDKDDTDWKYAWIPIVGPLAGAAFAALIYLFILHLCNC; encoded by the coding sequence ATGGCACTTCAACTTTTTGGTGAATTCCTCGGAACTTTCATTTTAATTTTATTGGGAAATGGTGTGGTTGCAAATGTAAACCTGGATAAAACCTACGGAAACGGAGGCGGATTAATTGTAATAACTGCGGGCTGGGGAATGGCTGTGTACGTGGCAGTGCTGGCTACTTCCGATTTGAGCGGGGCACACCTGAATCCGGCTGTTACAGTTGGATTAGCCCTGGCCGGTTTGTTCGATTGGATAAACGTTATTCCATTTGTTTTAGCTCAGATTTTGGGAGCAATGCTTGGCGCAACAACGGTTTATATGTTCTTTAAAAAACATTTTAAGCTCACCAAAACAGCAGGGATGAAGAAGTCGGCCTTTTGCACTGCACCTGCAATTCGTGATACCCGCAACAATTTATTTTCGGAGTTTATAGGAACTTTTGTACTGATTTTTGCCGTTTTGCTTATTTCATTACCTCAGCTTGAATACGAAAATTTGGGTAGCGGACATGTTGGACTTGGTTCGCTTGGAGCGCTGCCGGTTGCTTTGGTTGTATTTTCAATAGGAATGAGTTTGGGCGGAACAACAGGATATGCCATAAATCCTGCACGCGATTTTGGCCCGCGAATCGTGCATGCTTTGCTCCCAATTGATGATAAAGATGATACAGATTGGAAATACGCCTGGATTCCAATTGTCGGGCCATTGGCAGGCGCGGCTTTTGCAGCTTTGATATATTTATTCATACTTCATCTGTGCAACTGCTAA
- a CDS encoding TolC family protein, with product MNKIIFTLLLFIGISLATQAQEKKIVLTLPEVIDIASKQSIDAFRNKNMYLASYWEHRFYKAERLPSLTLSSNPLDFNRYRNKEYNFETNEDEYRLREYINSDVTLSAVQNVSLTGGQVFVRSGLGMVKNLGGDKNTSFNATPISIGFSQELNGYNELKWQSKIEPIKFEKAKKEFIQDVEDLRTKSTIRFFGLINAQIQKGIAEMNYANADTLYKIGKGRFQVGTVTQDELLELELRLLNNQQALNMAILEEKRAQAMLNSFLSLPKETEIECIVPSDIPSLQIDPDMAISEAIKNNPEMLSQEQQKLEQDENVERAKSERGLNTTLFAMYGLNQSADNFDDVYVKPDKSQMFSLGLNIPIVDWGRGKGRYSMAKSNREVALATLEQERIDFEQDIYQSVLEFNLQAGQVFTSAKADTVAKMGYDVTFQRFLIGKIDVIKLNIASNDQETARMAYLSRLRDYWTAYFRLRSLTLFDFENNRPLVVDYNKLLEN from the coding sequence ATGAATAAAATAATATTTACCCTACTTCTATTCATCGGAATTTCGCTGGCTACGCAAGCACAAGAAAAAAAGATAGTTCTAACACTTCCCGAAGTTATCGACATTGCATCTAAACAATCGATTGATGCATTCCGAAATAAAAACATGTACCTGGCCAGTTACTGGGAGCACCGGTTTTACAAAGCCGAACGTTTGCCTAGTCTTACTCTGAGTTCAAATCCACTCGACTTTAACCGTTACCGGAATAAGGAATATAATTTTGAGACAAACGAAGACGAATACCGTTTAAGAGAATACATAAATTCAGACGTCACACTTTCGGCAGTACAAAATGTAAGTTTAACCGGTGGGCAGGTATTTGTTCGTTCAGGTTTGGGAATGGTAAAAAACCTGGGTGGCGATAAAAATACATCGTTTAATGCAACTCCAATCAGTATTGGTTTTTCGCAAGAGTTAAACGGGTACAACGAACTAAAATGGCAGTCGAAAATTGAACCCATAAAATTCGAAAAAGCCAAAAAAGAATTTATTCAGGATGTGGAAGATTTACGCACAAAATCAACCATCCGCTTTTTTGGATTAATAAATGCCCAGATACAAAAAGGCATTGCCGAAATGAATTACGCCAATGCCGATACATTATACAAAATCGGGAAAGGAAGATTTCAGGTTGGAACAGTAACACAAGATGAATTACTGGAACTCGAATTGCGTTTATTAAACAACCAGCAAGCACTAAACATGGCCATTTTGGAAGAAAAACGCGCACAAGCCATGCTGAATTCCTTTTTAAGCCTTCCAAAAGAAACCGAAATTGAATGTATTGTTCCAAGCGACATTCCTTCGTTGCAGATCGACCCTGACATGGCCATTTCGGAGGCAATAAAAAACAATCCGGAAATGCTAAGCCAGGAACAACAAAAGCTGGAACAGGATGAAAACGTGGAAAGGGCAAAATCGGAGCGCGGATTAAACACCACTCTTTTTGCCATGTACGGCCTAAATCAAAGTGCAGACAATTTCGACGACGTGTATGTAAAACCCGATAAAAGCCAGATGTTTAGTTTGGGATTAAACATACCGATTGTAGATTGGGGCCGTGGCAAAGGACGCTACTCCATGGCCAAATCGAACCGCGAAGTAGCATTGGCAACACTGGAGCAGGAACGTATCGATTTTGAACAGGATATTTACCAAAGTGTACTCGAATTTAACCTACAGGCCGGCCAGGTTTTTACCTCGGCAAAAGCCGATACTGTAGCAAAAATGGGATACGATGTTACTTTTCAGCGTTTCCTGATTGGCAAAATTGATGTAATAAAACTCAACATTGCCAGCAACGACCAGGAAACGGCCAGAATGGCCTACCTTTCGCGCCTAAGAGACTACTGGACAGCTTATTTCCGACTTCGGAGTTTAACGCTTTTCGATTTTGAAAACAACCGACCGCTGGTTGTTGATTACAATAAACTTTTAGAGAATTAA
- a CDS encoding ABC transporter permease: protein MFIKRYLHDILIAVEAIIANRLKSILTALGIIFGVAAVISMMAIGNGAEQEILEQIKLVGVNNIVITPSTYSLSDGNSSGSDDNSGQPGAKKFSKGLTLLDVDAIKQVLPTIEKITPVISFNYSALLNGISRPVVLEGIDNHYFDLFNMQLAEGNRFNSIQTENGLPVCVIGNNIKEQFFRQQNPIGEYIKCGQIWLKIVGVIERRDFTASASDELGISSSDNKIFVPVQTMLLRFKNRSLIRADEVLKANEKSGGGGMVVIVGGAEQTEEPVDTDPNLNQLDKIIVQVKETEQLNASATLIKKMLLRRHSELYDFEVTIPELLLKQQQKTKKIFNIVLGVIAGISLVVGGIGIMNIMLASVLERIREIGVRQAIGAKQKDIIAQFLAESTLISLTGGIIGIILGIVLSQIITAMFDIKTVVSAFSIIIAFGVSVVVGVTFGYLPAKRAAENDPVVSLRS, encoded by the coding sequence ATGTTTATAAAACGATATTTACACGATATTTTAATTGCTGTAGAAGCAATTATTGCCAACCGGCTAAAATCGATACTTACCGCGCTTGGGATTATTTTTGGAGTTGCCGCCGTTATTAGTATGATGGCAATTGGAAATGGTGCAGAGCAGGAAATCCTAGAACAAATTAAATTGGTGGGAGTAAATAACATTGTTATTACGCCAAGTACGTACTCGCTTTCGGATGGAAACAGTTCGGGCAGCGATGACAATAGCGGACAGCCCGGTGCAAAAAAATTCTCGAAAGGGCTAACTCTGCTTGATGTAGATGCCATAAAACAAGTGTTGCCAACCATTGAAAAAATTACCCCTGTAATTTCTTTTAACTACTCCGCCCTGCTTAATGGCATTAGCCGGCCTGTGGTTCTCGAAGGAATTGACAACCATTATTTTGATTTGTTTAATATGCAACTGGCCGAAGGAAATCGGTTTAACTCGATTCAAACCGAAAACGGACTTCCCGTTTGTGTGATTGGGAACAACATAAAAGAGCAATTTTTCAGACAACAAAATCCCATTGGCGAGTACATTAAATGCGGACAAATCTGGTTAAAAATTGTGGGTGTAATCGAACGCCGCGATTTTACAGCTTCAGCTTCCGACGAATTGGGGATAAGCAGTTCGGACAATAAAATTTTTGTGCCGGTGCAAACCATGTTATTACGTTTTAAAAACCGCTCGTTAATACGTGCCGACGAGGTTTTAAAGGCCAACGAAAAAAGCGGCGGTGGCGGAATGGTTGTAATTGTTGGAGGAGCCGAACAAACTGAAGAACCTGTTGATACCGATCCAAACTTAAATCAACTGGATAAAATTATTGTTCAGGTAAAAGAAACCGAACAGTTAAATGCATCGGCTACACTCATAAAAAAGATGTTGCTGAGACGGCATTCCGAATTGTACGATTTTGAAGTTACCATTCCCGAATTACTACTGAAACAGCAACAAAAAACCAAAAAGATTTTCAACATTGTTTTGGGTGTTATTGCTGGTATTTCGCTGGTAGTTGGCGGAATTGGAATTATGAATATTATGCTGGCTTCGGTACTCGAACGCATTAGGGAAATTGGGGTTCGCCAGGCCATTGGTGCCAAACAAAAAGACATTATTGCCCAATTTCTTGCCGAGTCAACTCTTATCAGTTTAACCGGAGGAATAATCGGAATTATTCTGGGTATCGTTCTTTCTCAAATTATTACGGCAATGTTCGATATAAAAACAGTTGTATCGGCATTCAGTATAATTATTGCTTTTGGCGTTTCGGTGGTTGTTGGGGTTACTTTTGGTTACCTGCCTGCCAAACGCGCAGCCGAAAACGATCCGGTTGTTTCTCTTCGTTCATAA
- a CDS encoding DMT family transporter translates to MKSNTIKGYLFALLATLSFSNVYIFSKAALNQIHLTQFGIYWCAIGVILSLLFALKNNKLAQIKELTKKQIRILLILGGLEILTTATFFISINIIPDPAITSFLGNMFPVMVALGGIIILKEKLAWIEIMGGLLAIAGTFIISYSGGTSLKTFFIAGTGIVLVNAILATTATLTVKVYVKEMSPELFNLNRYIWLFLFSFIIFFVYKQPFAIPAKALSNVSIGAFLEFIAILTVYYSYRYIEASRSAIVQSLKGIFVLIGAFLVFKTFPAPYQFMGGMITVLGVLIMSLAQAGYFSPKKNR, encoded by the coding sequence ATGAAATCGAATACAATAAAAGGATATCTTTTTGCCTTGCTGGCTACCCTGTCTTTTTCCAATGTATATATTTTTAGTAAAGCAGCACTTAACCAAATTCATTTAACCCAATTTGGAATTTACTGGTGTGCCATTGGTGTAATTTTAAGTTTACTGTTTGCATTAAAAAACAACAAGTTGGCTCAAATAAAAGAGCTTACAAAAAAGCAAATTCGCATACTGCTCATTTTAGGTGGCCTGGAAATTCTTACCACTGCCACGTTCTTTATTTCTATAAATATCATTCCCGATCCGGCCATTACATCTTTTCTGGGCAATATGTTTCCGGTAATGGTGGCACTCGGAGGAATTATAATTTTAAAAGAAAAATTGGCTTGGATTGAAATTATGGGTGGTTTGCTGGCTATTGCCGGAACTTTCATAATCAGTTATTCGGGCGGAACCTCGTTAAAAACGTTTTTTATTGCCGGTACAGGCATTGTTTTGGTAAATGCAATTTTAGCAACTACAGCAACGCTAACGGTTAAAGTATATGTAAAAGAAATGAGCCCCGAGTTATTCAACCTCAATCGGTACATCTGGCTTTTCCTTTTCTCATTTATCATATTTTTTGTGTACAAACAACCTTTTGCTATTCCGGCTAAGGCGCTATCAAATGTTAGCATTGGAGCCTTTCTCGAATTTATTGCCATTCTAACTGTTTATTATTCGTATCGCTACATTGAAGCTTCAAGGTCGGCAATTGTACAAAGTTTAAAAGGTATTTTTGTGCTAATCGGAGCATTCCTGGTTTTTAAAACCTTTCCTGCACCCTATCAGTTTATGGGAGGAATGATAACCGTACTCGGCGTTTTAATCATGAGTTTGGCACAGGCAGGTTACTTTTCACCCAAAAAAAATAGATAA
- the pgi gene encoding glucose-6-phosphate isomerase — MLPKINPMETAAWNKLEEIYFEFEGKHMKELFAADADRFEKYSIKFEDILIDFSKNIIDDEVKSTLLELANECGLKEAISAMFEGKKINVTEDRAVLHTALRNRSNTPIIVDGEDVMPEVNAVLDQMKGFTDKVISGEWKGYTGKAITDIVNIGIGGSDLGPLMVTEALKPYKNQLNLHFVSNVDGTHIAETVKAVNPETTLFIVASKTFTTQETMTNANSAKDWFLESAKELEHVAKHFVAVSTNAEAVSAFGIDTDNMFRFWNWVGGRYSLWSAIGLSIMLGIGYDNYIALLEGAHAMDKHFSETDFDKNIPVILALIGLWYNNFYGAESEAILPYDQYMHRFSAYFQQGNMESNGKYVDRNGEQVDYQTGPIIWGEPGTNGQHAFYQLIHQGTKLIPCDFIASAINHNKVSDHHPKLLANFFAQTEAMMVGKTEEQVVAELKAAGKNEAEIKELTPFKVFMGNIPTNSILVKQLTPRVLGALIAMYEHKIFAQGIIWNIYSFDQWGVELGKQLANAILPELNSDEKVTGHDASTNGLINAWKEMR; from the coding sequence ATGCTACCAAAGATTAATCCAATGGAAACTGCTGCCTGGAATAAACTGGAAGAAATTTACTTCGAGTTTGAAGGCAAACATATGAAAGAACTTTTTGCTGCCGATGCAGATCGTTTTGAAAAGTACTCGATAAAATTTGAAGACATTCTTATTGACTTCTCAAAAAACATTATCGACGATGAGGTGAAATCAACTTTGCTTGAACTGGCAAACGAATGTGGTTTAAAAGAAGCCATTTCGGCTATGTTCGAAGGGAAAAAGATAAATGTTACCGAAGATCGTGCTGTACTTCACACCGCTTTACGCAACCGCAGCAATACTCCAATTATTGTGGATGGCGAAGATGTAATGCCTGAAGTAAATGCTGTGCTCGATCAAATGAAAGGATTTACTGATAAAGTAATTTCGGGCGAGTGGAAAGGTTACACCGGCAAAGCAATTACCGATATCGTAAACATTGGTATTGGAGGTTCGGATCTTGGTCCGTTAATGGTTACCGAGGCTTTAAAACCTTACAAAAACCAGCTGAATTTGCACTTTGTATCCAATGTTGACGGAACACACATTGCCGAAACAGTAAAAGCTGTAAATCCTGAAACTACCTTGTTTATTGTGGCTTCGAAAACATTTACCACTCAGGAAACCATGACCAACGCCAACTCGGCAAAAGACTGGTTCCTTGAATCGGCAAAAGAGCTGGAGCATGTGGCAAAACATTTTGTGGCTGTATCAACCAACGCCGAAGCTGTTTCTGCTTTCGGAATCGATACCGATAATATGTTCCGTTTCTGGAACTGGGTGGGAGGTCGTTATTCGTTGTGGTCGGCAATTGGTTTAAGCATTATGCTTGGCATTGGTTACGACAACTACATTGCACTGTTGGAAGGCGCCCATGCCATGGACAAACATTTCAGCGAAACAGATTTTGACAAAAACATACCGGTAATTTTAGCATTAATTGGCTTGTGGTACAACAATTTTTATGGTGCCGAAAGTGAAGCCATTTTGCCTTACGACCAGTACATGCACCGTTTTTCGGCTTATTTCCAGCAAGGAAACATGGAGAGTAACGGAAAATATGTGGACCGCAACGGGGAACAAGTGGACTATCAAACCGGACCAATTATCTGGGGCGAGCCCGGAACAAATGGTCAGCATGCTTTTTACCAGCTAATTCACCAGGGAACAAAATTAATTCCATGCGATTTTATTGCATCGGCAATTAACCACAACAAAGTGAGCGACCATCATCCGAAATTACTGGCCAACTTTTTTGCACAAACCGAAGCGATGATGGTTGGTAAAACCGAAGAGCAGGTGGTTGCCGAACTAAAAGCTGCGGGTAAAAACGAAGCTGAAATTAAAGAGTTAACACCTTTTAAAGTGTTTATGGGAAATATTCCAACCAACTCTATTTTGGTAAAACAATTAACTCCGCGTGTTTTGGGTGCTTTAATTGCCATGTACGAGCACAAAATTTTCGCACAGGGAATTATCTGGAACATTTACAGTTTCGACCAGTGGGGAGTTGAATTGGGAAAACAACTGGCAAATGCCATTTTACCTGAATTAAATTCTGACGAAAAAGTAACAGGACACGATGCCTCAACAAACGGTTTAATCAATGCCTGGAAAGAAATGAGATAA
- a CDS encoding NAD(P)H-dependent glycerol-3-phosphate dehydrogenase has product MNIKTDTVGIIGSGSWATAIAKMLLENVNEINWYFRKESTIKQFKNTSYNPRYLREVEFETERINFYHDVTQLVEESDILIMVVPSAYLPGTLAEIKTDISGKYILSGIKGIVGDENLLVAQYLHKKFNVPYENLGVLAGPCHAEEVASEKLSYLTVAAINEQQSAKFAELIECDYIYTTLSDDIWGTEYAAVLKNIIAIASGIAHGLRYGDNFHAVLISRAIQEMKRFVDTVHPITRDIKSPAYLGDLLVTSYSQFSRNRTFGTMIGKGYSVKAAQLELNMVAEGYYASKSIQKINEKYKVDMPITDTVYKILYDKVSPGRAFTQLTKLLR; this is encoded by the coding sequence ATGAATATTAAAACAGATACCGTTGGAATAATTGGCAGTGGAAGCTGGGCAACTGCAATTGCAAAAATGCTGCTCGAAAATGTGAATGAAATTAATTGGTACTTCCGCAAAGAATCTACCATTAAACAATTTAAGAATACCAGTTACAATCCACGTTATTTGCGCGAAGTTGAATTTGAAACGGAACGAATAAACTTCTACCACGATGTTACACAGCTGGTTGAAGAGTCCGACATTTTGATTATGGTTGTTCCATCGGCCTACCTGCCGGGTACGTTGGCCGAAATAAAAACCGATATTTCAGGGAAATACATTTTATCGGGAATAAAAGGAATTGTGGGCGACGAAAACCTTTTGGTTGCTCAGTATTTGCATAAAAAATTTAACGTTCCATACGAAAACCTTGGAGTACTTGCCGGCCCCTGTCATGCCGAAGAGGTTGCAAGCGAAAAGTTATCGTACCTTACTGTTGCCGCAATTAATGAACAACAGTCGGCAAAGTTTGCCGAATTAATTGAATGCGATTATATATATACTACTCTATCGGACGACATTTGGGGAACCGAATATGCAGCTGTATTAAAAAACATTATTGCCATTGCATCCGGAATTGCGCATGGTTTGCGCTACGGCGACAACTTTCATGCAGTGTTAATTTCGCGGGCTATTCAGGAAATGAAACGATTTGTGGACACCGTTCACCCAATTACACGCGACATAAAATCTCCGGCTTATTTAGGCGATTTACTGGTAACTTCCTATTCTCAATTTAGTAGAAACCGAACTTTTGGAACCATGATTGGAAAAGGTTATTCGGTTAAAGCGGCGCAACTTGAATTAAATATGGTGGCGGAAGGATATTACGCCTCAAAATCGATTCAGAAAATAAATGAGAAATACAAAGTAGATATGCCGATTACCGATACGGTTTACAAAATCTTATACGATAAAGTATCTCCGGGCCGGGCTTTTACACAACTAACTAAATTGTTACGTTAA